In Novosphingobium resinovorum, the following are encoded in one genomic region:
- a CDS encoding isochorismatase family protein, producing the protein MSDLLDDYNRGGFGGALQPGKKPALLLVDVVVAYLTPGQPLYSPRFETALASCERLTEAARKAGVPVIFTNVVYRAGGKDGGLFYRKVPALEAFLEGSPLGAFPDTLQPRADEVVVTKQYASSFFGTSLAATLTSMGVDSLFITGFSTSGCVRASALDALQNGFVPLVVADACGDRDERPHEANLFDLSKKYAEVLSEEQAIALMG; encoded by the coding sequence GTGAGCGACCTTCTCGACGACTACAACCGTGGCGGCTTCGGCGGGGCTCTGCAGCCCGGCAAGAAGCCGGCGCTGTTGCTGGTGGACGTGGTCGTGGCGTATCTCACGCCCGGCCAGCCGCTCTACTCGCCGCGCTTCGAGACGGCTCTCGCCTCGTGCGAGCGCCTGACGGAAGCGGCGCGCAAGGCGGGGGTGCCGGTGATCTTCACCAACGTCGTCTACCGCGCGGGCGGCAAGGACGGCGGGCTGTTCTACAGGAAGGTGCCCGCGCTGGAGGCTTTCCTGGAGGGCTCGCCGCTCGGCGCCTTCCCGGATACGCTGCAGCCGCGTGCCGACGAAGTTGTGGTGACGAAGCAGTACGCCTCGTCGTTCTTCGGCACCTCGCTGGCGGCGACGCTGACCAGCATGGGCGTGGACAGCCTGTTCATCACCGGCTTCTCCACCTCGGGCTGCGTGCGCGCTTCGGCGCTCGATGCGCTGCAGAACGGCTTCGTTCCGCTGGTCGTGGCGGACGCCTGCGGCGACCGCGACGAGCGCCCGCACGAGGCGAACCTGTTCGACCTGTCGAAGAAGTACGCCGAAGTGCTCAGCGAGGAGCAGGCCATCGCCCTGATGGGATGA
- a CDS encoding IS1634 family transposase, whose product MYVVERVARGHRYLYLVESVREGKTVRQRTIKALGRKDVLAASGELDRLAASIARHAERSVILSDIDAGRIAARRIGGPLLFGRLWQRLGIDAVLEEVLEGRQFGFAVERAVFVATLHRLFVSGSDRACLDWMESYAIDGSEDLALHHFYRAMAWLGEEIEEKAEGALAPRCVKDVIEEKLFDRHRDLFTDLSLVFMDTTSLSFYGAGGDTLGRRGHSKDHRPELAQMILAVVIDAEGRPICTEMVPGNTADVKVLMPIVTRLRTRFGITRSCVVADRGMISADTIAALEELGMEYILGARERTSSVIRDVVLADTAPMVPLVLERQAGDTQLWVKEVRVGKGADAQRYVVTLNEAEARKDKADRQAIIDGLQTQLKKGDKALVGNSAYRRYLKASGKTFEIDMGKLADEARYDGISVLRTNARITPLQAVIRYRDLLQVEALFRVAKASFDTRPIFHQSDAAIRGHVFVSFLALTLAKELTRLCQEKGLQPEWQPLLNDLDRLQEATIEKDGKVITTRTHVSGQVGNVFKATGIALPANISELPPET is encoded by the coding sequence ATGTATGTCGTCGAACGAGTCGCGCGCGGGCACCGCTATCTTTACCTGGTCGAGAGCGTGCGAGAGGGCAAAACCGTCCGCCAGCGCACGATCAAGGCTCTGGGCCGCAAGGATGTGCTGGCCGCAAGTGGCGAACTCGACAGGCTGGCCGCCTCGATCGCACGTCACGCAGAGCGCAGCGTCATTCTGTCCGATATCGATGCAGGCCGGATCGCAGCCCGCAGGATTGGCGGCCCGTTGCTGTTCGGGCGCCTGTGGCAACGGCTTGGCATCGATGCTGTATTGGAAGAAGTGCTGGAAGGCCGCCAGTTCGGCTTTGCCGTGGAGCGCGCCGTATTCGTCGCCACACTGCACCGCCTGTTCGTCTCCGGCTCGGACCGAGCTTGCCTTGACTGGATGGAGAGCTACGCCATCGACGGCAGCGAGGATCTCGCCCTCCATCACTTCTATCGCGCCATGGCCTGGCTGGGCGAAGAGATCGAGGAAAAGGCTGAGGGCGCGCTGGCACCTCGCTGCGTGAAGGACGTGATCGAGGAGAAGCTGTTCGATCGCCACCGAGACCTGTTCACCGACCTCAGTCTTGTATTCATGGATACGACGTCGCTCTCGTTCTATGGTGCAGGCGGCGACACCCTGGGTCGGCGTGGTCATTCCAAGGACCACCGGCCCGAGCTTGCCCAGATGATCCTGGCTGTCGTGATCGACGCCGAGGGGCGTCCGATCTGCACCGAGATGGTCCCGGGCAACACGGCTGACGTGAAGGTGCTCATGCCCATCGTCACGCGCCTGCGCACCCGCTTCGGTATCACCCGCTCGTGCGTCGTGGCCGATCGCGGCATGATCAGCGCCGATACGATCGCCGCCCTTGAAGAACTGGGGATGGAATACATCCTGGGTGCGCGAGAGCGTACCAGCAGCGTCATCCGCGATGTCGTGCTTGCCGACACTGCCCCGATGGTGCCCCTGGTCCTCGAGAGGCAGGCAGGAGACACTCAGCTGTGGGTCAAGGAAGTGCGCGTTGGCAAAGGCGCCGATGCCCAGCGCTACGTCGTCACGCTCAACGAAGCTGAGGCAAGGAAGGACAAGGCCGACCGGCAAGCGATCATCGATGGCCTCCAGACCCAGCTGAAGAAGGGCGACAAGGCCCTGGTCGGTAACTCAGCCTATCGCCGCTATCTCAAGGCCAGCGGCAAGACCTTCGAGATCGACATGGGCAAGCTTGCCGATGAGGCCCGCTACGATGGCATCAGCGTGTTGCGCACCAATGCCCGGATCACCCCGCTGCAGGCCGTCATCCGCTACCGTGACCTGCTTCAGGTCGAGGCCCTGTTCCGGGTTGCCAAGGCCAGCTTCGACACCCGCCCCATCTTCCATCAGTCCGATGCCGCTATCCGCGGCCATGTGTTTGTCTCGTTCCTCGCTCTGACGCTGGCCAAGGAACTCACCCGCTTGTGTCAGGAAAAGGGCTTACAGCCCGAATGGCAGCCGCTCCTCAACGATCTCGATCGCCTTCAGGAAGCCACCATCGAAAAGGACGGCAAGGTCATAACCACCCGCACCCACGTCTCGGGCCAGGTGGGGAATGTCTTCAAGGCAACCGGCATCGCGCTGCCGGCCAATATCAGCGAGTTGCCGCCGGAAACCTGA